From the Natrarchaeobaculum aegyptiacum genome, one window contains:
- a CDS encoding DUF5814 domain-containing protein, translating into MAITDKIYLKNHRQISSQLETNIPKGVFKGATLDVLFQGEGLEKLDDATRDRVLDFSEDFLDCDCQDNPYCGCPERKFIRYLLELRAQGLGPDAIVDVMGDDYMVYAYTGDVLSFLDDAVRTLEAAEGLARVDGADEQYDEIRDEKRELAN; encoded by the coding sequence GTGGCCATCACCGACAAGATCTACCTCAAGAACCACCGCCAGATCAGTTCGCAACTCGAGACGAACATCCCCAAGGGCGTCTTCAAGGGCGCGACCCTCGACGTGCTCTTTCAGGGCGAGGGCCTCGAAAAACTCGACGACGCCACCCGTGATCGCGTCCTCGACTTTAGCGAGGACTTCCTCGACTGTGACTGTCAGGACAACCCCTACTGTGGCTGTCCCGAGCGGAAGTTCATCCGCTACCTGCTCGAGTTACGCGCACAGGGGCTGGGGCCGGACGCCATCGTCGACGTGATGGGCGACGACTACATGGTCTACGCCTACACCGGCGACGTCCTCTCGTTTCTCGACGACGCCGTGCGGACGCTCGAGGCCGCGGAGGGTCTCGCTCGCGTCGACGGCGCGGACGAGCAGTACGACGAGATCCGCGATGAAAAGCGAGAGCTAGCGAACTAA
- a CDS encoding RPA family protein, with translation MSQAELTREVARRVFASEFNDSTYTFKESDDERAPNYALLPTGDRANRVFIVGTLTETEDVGEDSEYWRGRVVDPTGTFFVYAGQYQPEAAAVLRDTEPPAYVSVVGKPRTYEPEDGTINVSVRPESIAVVDAGTRDRWVVETAERTLERIEAYEEWEAEQEAPESGSTAPTNEYAQMARDRYDSPVENYRRAVIQALERLEEAEDAQATR, from the coding sequence ATGAGCCAGGCAGAACTCACCCGCGAAGTCGCCCGCCGCGTCTTCGCCTCCGAATTCAACGACTCGACATACACCTTCAAAGAGAGCGACGACGAGCGCGCGCCAAACTACGCGCTGCTCCCGACGGGCGACCGCGCGAACCGCGTGTTCATCGTCGGTACTCTCACCGAGACCGAAGACGTCGGCGAGGACAGCGAATACTGGCGCGGCCGGGTCGTCGACCCCACCGGGACGTTCTTCGTCTACGCCGGCCAGTACCAGCCCGAGGCCGCCGCCGTCCTCCGCGATACGGAGCCACCGGCGTACGTCTCTGTCGTCGGCAAACCCCGGACCTACGAACCCGAAGACGGCACGATCAACGTCTCCGTCCGACCGGAATCGATCGCCGTCGTCGACGCCGGGACCCGCGACCGCTGGGTCGTCGAGACCGCAGAACGCACCCTAGAGCGCATCGAGGCCTACGAGGAGTGGGAAGCCGAACAGGAGGCCCCCGAGAGCGGTTCGACGGCCCCCACGAACGAATACGCCCAGATGGCTCGCGACCGGTACGATTCACCCGTCGAGAACTACCGCCGAGCAGTCATCCAGGCGCTCGAGCGACTCGAGGAGGCAGAGGACGCACAGGCGACGCGATAA
- a CDS encoding CopG family transcriptional regulator, producing MGNKNKTISFRVNEDAFEALQDIAAERDISLSAVFRDYVDLLVEHDGQVEVVPEEELQTGTGADDDEDISFPPTIEVPKSFIREHERLELEADHLREQLDEYKSYVTVLQDRLEEEEGEVLLLDELDEDDESYQLR from the coding sequence ATGGGCAACAAGAACAAGACGATCTCGTTCCGGGTCAACGAGGACGCGTTCGAGGCGCTGCAGGACATCGCCGCCGAGCGCGACATCTCGCTGTCGGCCGTCTTCCGGGACTACGTCGACCTGCTCGTCGAACACGATGGGCAGGTCGAGGTCGTGCCCGAGGAGGAACTTCAGACGGGAACGGGAGCGGACGACGACGAGGACATCTCGTTCCCGCCGACGATCGAGGTCCCGAAGAGTTTCATCCGCGAGCACGAGCGCCTGGAACTCGAGGCCGACCACCTGCGCGAGCAACTCGACGAGTACAAATCCTACGTCACGGTCCTGCAGGACCGACTCGAGGAAGAAGAAGGCGAGGTCCTCCTGCTGGACGAACTGGACGAAGACGACGAGTCCTACCAGCTTCGGTGA
- a CDS encoding helix-turn-helix domain-containing protein, with the protein MGMHEVSFKLRHECPYRDLSERFPRVSIREWHLQDCQILEVTAPDDAEGSLIDELQSIGTILHTTTDGPDLHVIVQSCACSLEESIVHTFERYNCVHLPPTLYRDGWEHYSVICFDEGDVSALLGDLDADREIDVISKTAIEERHVPHSSLVSVDTLFDGLTDRQLEALRIALDAGYYDQPRGASIADLAAETTVARATFEEHLRKAENKLVTNAGQFVRLLTETRDPALRPESRQPTPLQGD; encoded by the coding sequence ATGGGAATGCACGAAGTCTCGTTCAAACTTCGCCACGAGTGTCCCTACCGGGACCTCTCCGAACGATTCCCGCGGGTGTCGATTCGGGAGTGGCACCTCCAGGACTGCCAGATACTCGAGGTCACCGCGCCCGACGACGCCGAGGGCTCGCTCATCGACGAACTCCAGTCGATCGGGACGATCCTGCACACGACGACCGACGGCCCCGACCTCCACGTGATCGTCCAGTCGTGTGCCTGCTCGCTCGAGGAGTCGATCGTCCACACGTTCGAACGATACAACTGCGTCCACCTCCCGCCGACGCTCTACCGTGATGGCTGGGAACACTATTCCGTGATCTGCTTCGACGAGGGCGACGTCAGCGCCCTGCTCGGCGACCTCGACGCCGACCGCGAGATCGACGTCATCTCGAAGACCGCGATCGAAGAACGTCACGTCCCACACAGTTCACTGGTCTCGGTCGATACGCTCTTCGACGGCCTCACCGATCGCCAGCTCGAGGCGCTGCGAATCGCCCTCGACGCCGGATACTACGACCAGCCCCGCGGAGCCTCCATCGCCGACCTCGCCGCCGAGACGACCGTCGCTCGAGCGACGTTCGAAGAACACCTCCGAAAAGCCGAAAACAAGCTCGTGACCAACGCCGGCCAGTTCGTCCGCCTGCTGACCGAGACTCGAGACCCTGCGTTGCGACCGGAGTCACGGCAACCGACACCCCTCCAGGGCGACTGA
- a CDS encoding VOC family protein codes for MTDTPADAKVDTDADERARLVGTNHVALEVGTIDEALAFYESLFAFDLRGRGETKAFVDVGDQFIALAATDDAGETVDGARHFGLVVDETAHVEDRLEELEIETLDVPGLEFRDPWGNRVQIVEYGEIQFTQADHVLSGMGLDLEKSDDALVELTEKGLAPESD; via the coding sequence GTGACCGACACACCCGCCGATGCCAAGGTCGACACCGACGCCGACGAGCGCGCCCGACTCGTCGGCACCAACCACGTCGCCCTCGAGGTCGGCACCATCGACGAAGCGCTCGCGTTCTACGAGTCGCTGTTCGCGTTCGACCTGCGCGGGCGTGGCGAGACCAAGGCGTTCGTCGACGTGGGCGACCAGTTTATCGCCCTCGCGGCGACCGACGACGCGGGCGAGACAGTCGACGGGGCGCGCCACTTCGGCCTCGTCGTCGACGAGACAGCGCACGTCGAGGACCGACTCGAGGAACTCGAGATCGAGACGCTCGACGTTCCCGGCCTCGAGTTCCGTGATCCGTGGGGAAATCGCGTCCAGATAGTCGAGTACGGCGAGATTCAATTCACGCAAGCCGACCACGTGCTCTCGGGGATGGGACTCGACCTCGAAAAGAGCGACGACGCGCTCGTGGAACTCACAGAGAAGGGGCTGGCACCCGAGTCAGATTGA